A stretch of Nonomuraea africana DNA encodes these proteins:
- a CDS encoding FtsK/SpoIIIE domain-containing protein: MSEPLALLTVLVALVVGLWAWRRYHYPSFWLALGFPLTAISVRASWRRVALGCGLTKKRQRWWFTLTPGAVASTGLVKVRRRFQRVAVDTKPFMWLPLPTRYGWRVTLWTLEGQIPDDYAEAAERLAHSWGVHAVRVSSDKPGRVRLAATMRDPLVKVDQLPPSPDLLKVTVGRLETGKPWVVDFRTVPHWLNAGATQSGKSNLANALIVGLAPQPVALVGFDLKGGVEFTPYAARLSALATSRAESVDLLSDLVGLMIDRMGLCRQAAARNIWQLPPAIRPVPVVVLVDELAELYLMADKSEKDEIAKTSTALLRVAQLGRAFGIYLFCCGQRIGSDLGPGVTALRAQCSGRICHRVNDPETAMTLGDLDPAALASARTIAAETPGVAIVASSDGQWYRARSFYVSEQTAEHAARTHAHLTPPWDEITAHVPQPINA, from the coding sequence ATGTCTGAGCCGCTCGCCCTGCTCACAGTCCTGGTCGCCTTGGTGGTCGGGCTGTGGGCTTGGCGTCGTTACCACTACCCGTCGTTCTGGCTGGCCCTCGGATTCCCGCTCACAGCGATCAGCGTCCGAGCGTCCTGGCGGCGCGTCGCCCTCGGCTGCGGGCTCACCAAGAAGCGGCAACGCTGGTGGTTCACCCTCACCCCCGGCGCGGTCGCCTCGACCGGCCTGGTCAAGGTCCGTCGCCGCTTCCAGCGGGTCGCCGTCGACACCAAACCGTTCATGTGGCTCCCGCTGCCCACCCGGTACGGCTGGCGCGTCACCCTGTGGACCCTGGAAGGCCAGATCCCCGACGACTACGCCGAGGCCGCCGAACGCCTCGCGCACTCCTGGGGCGTGCACGCGGTGCGCGTCTCCTCCGACAAGCCGGGCCGGGTACGGCTGGCCGCCACCATGCGTGACCCACTCGTCAAGGTCGACCAACTCCCGCCCTCGCCCGACCTGCTCAAGGTCACCGTGGGACGCCTGGAGACCGGCAAGCCGTGGGTGGTCGACTTCCGCACCGTCCCGCACTGGCTCAACGCGGGCGCGACCCAGTCCGGCAAGTCCAACCTCGCCAACGCCCTCATCGTCGGCCTGGCCCCGCAACCGGTAGCGCTGGTCGGCTTCGACCTCAAAGGCGGCGTCGAGTTCACTCCCTACGCTGCTCGGCTGTCAGCCCTGGCAACGTCCCGCGCCGAATCCGTCGACCTGCTGAGCGACCTGGTCGGCCTCATGATCGACCGGATGGGGCTATGCCGCCAGGCCGCCGCCCGCAACATCTGGCAACTCCCACCGGCCATCCGCCCGGTCCCCGTCGTGGTCCTGGTCGACGAGCTGGCAGAGCTCTACCTGATGGCGGACAAGAGCGAGAAAGACGAGATCGCCAAGACCTCGACGGCCCTCCTGCGAGTGGCCCAACTCGGACGGGCCTTCGGCATCTACCTGTTCTGCTGCGGCCAGCGGATCGGCTCCGACCTTGGTCCCGGAGTCACCGCACTGCGCGCCCAATGCTCTGGACGCATCTGTCACCGGGTCAACGACCCCGAGACCGCCATGACCCTCGGCGATCTCGACCCTGCTGCGCTGGCCTCCGCCCGAACCATCGCCGCCGAGACACCCGGCGTCGCCATCGTGGCCTCCTCCGATGGCCAGTGGTACCGCGCCCGCTCCTTCTACGTCAGCGAGCAGACCGCCGAACACGCCGCCCGTACCCACGCCCACCTCACCCCGCCCTGGGACGAGATCACCGCCCACGTACCTCAGCCCATCAACGCCTGA
- a CDS encoding winged helix-turn-helix domain-containing protein, with product MVKHTGRPGYLQIADDLRSQICGGSLAPGSPLPSTARLAAQYDASLSVVKMAVGILRNEGLVIGQQGKGVFVRDVDEAPAEDLAGEVAELRSAVQELSVRLARVEEQLATSTERPA from the coding sequence ATGGTCAAGCACACCGGGCGGCCCGGCTACCTCCAGATCGCCGACGACCTGCGCTCGCAGATCTGCGGCGGCTCCCTCGCGCCCGGCAGCCCGTTGCCCTCCACGGCCCGGCTCGCCGCGCAATACGACGCGTCGCTGTCGGTGGTGAAGATGGCCGTCGGCATCCTGCGCAACGAGGGCCTGGTGATCGGCCAGCAGGGCAAGGGCGTCTTCGTCCGCGATGTCGACGAGGCCCCCGCCGAAGACCTCGCCGGCGAGGTCGCCGAGCTGCGCTCCGCCGTCCAAGAGCTGTCGGTACGGCTGGCGCGGGTCGAGGAGCAGCTGGCTACGTCCACTGAACGCCCCGCGTAG
- a CDS encoding helix-turn-helix domain-containing protein, translated as MANERLRAALLQRGVTVIELATAIEVDPKTVERWITQGRPPYRRHRFAAASYLGTDETYLWPEALTRDQVASASESEIVNVYPHRWAVPRDAWGRLFAEASEEIGVLVYSGFFLADDTGMVRMLGDKADTGVRVRILLGDPDCAAVAQRGADEEIGDGLASKIRNVFVLYRPLRGRENVEIRLHRTVLYNSIYRADNQLLVNAHVYGTPAGNAPVFHLRKVHGGDMVTTYIESFERVWAEAAPIES; from the coding sequence ATGGCCAACGAGAGGTTGCGCGCGGCCCTGTTGCAGCGCGGTGTGACCGTCATCGAGCTCGCGACGGCGATCGAAGTGGACCCCAAGACGGTCGAGCGATGGATCACGCAGGGGCGTCCGCCGTACAGAAGACACCGTTTTGCAGCGGCTTCGTACCTCGGAACGGATGAGACCTACCTCTGGCCGGAGGCGCTGACGCGCGATCAGGTGGCCTCAGCGTCGGAGAGCGAGATTGTCAACGTCTACCCGCATCGCTGGGCAGTGCCGAGGGACGCTTGGGGACGTCTGTTCGCCGAGGCGTCCGAGGAGATCGGCGTCCTGGTCTACAGCGGGTTCTTTCTCGCGGATGACACTGGCATGGTGCGCATGCTCGGAGACAAGGCCGACACGGGCGTTCGCGTGCGCATCCTGCTGGGCGACCCTGACTGCGCGGCGGTCGCGCAACGGGGAGCAGACGAGGAGATCGGTGACGGCCTGGCCTCCAAAATCCGCAACGTCTTCGTGTTGTACCGGCCCCTGCGAGGGCGGGAGAACGTGGAGATCCGGCTCCACCGCACCGTGCTCTACAACTCCATCTACCGCGCCGACAATCAGCTCCTCGTCAACGCCCACGTGTACGGCACGCCGGCGGGCAACGCCCCCGTCTTCCACCTCCGCAAGGTCCACGGCGGCGACATGGTGACGACCTACATCGAGAGCTTCGAGCGAGTGTGGGCGGAGGCCGCACCGATAGAGTCGTGA
- a CDS encoding NUDIX hydrolase — protein MAKRIDFYDDPNAPAPNSLVPSVNVIVTNDAGELLMIRRSDNDNWAVPGGAIDLGESIPAAAVRETLEETGIVCEITGLVGTYSDPRHVILYTSNGEARQEFSLVLTARAVSGKPTPSDESREVRWVPRDEVASLTMDRSMRMRIEHYLSGTPSPYIG, from the coding sequence ATGGCGAAGCGGATCGACTTCTACGACGACCCGAACGCCCCCGCGCCCAACAGCCTCGTCCCGTCCGTCAACGTCATCGTCACCAACGACGCTGGGGAACTGCTAATGATCCGGCGCAGCGACAACGACAACTGGGCGGTGCCCGGTGGCGCGATCGACCTGGGCGAGTCGATCCCGGCGGCAGCCGTACGGGAAACGCTGGAGGAGACGGGCATCGTCTGTGAGATCACCGGCCTGGTCGGTACCTACAGCGACCCCCGTCACGTGATCCTCTACACCTCGAACGGCGAGGCCCGGCAGGAGTTCTCCCTCGTTCTGACAGCGCGGGCGGTGAGCGGGAAGCCGACACCGAGCGACGAGTCCCGCGAGGTTCGTTGGGTACCCCGCGATGAGGTCGCCTCGTTGACGATGGACCGGTCGATGAGGATGCGGATCGAGCACTACCTCTCTGGGACGCCATCTCCGTACATCGGGTGA
- a CDS encoding DUF6000 family protein — MRLPIPPDLKLIAVVRRYVSSGKGEVRRYLKLLGGGFMMLPEPDLVWFARSLAKDARRITDDDLELLLESEWRARLTAAWLIGLDRRTQFRERLGKMLLDSELVYSGQGYCFALARFGEDRDATLLTAYLDRYLPRLDCHYDQDDAIGALLHLDERRGTDHAARFLVPGGLWERSSMRTANPAEQKLYMDEWCAFADSCMTDTIDQWLPQRRRFLDRTHPMYGDGVPER, encoded by the coding sequence ATGCGGCTACCGATCCCGCCCGACCTCAAGCTGATAGCCGTCGTCCGACGCTACGTCAGCTCAGGGAAGGGCGAAGTTCGGCGGTACCTGAAGCTTTTGGGCGGCGGGTTCATGATGCTGCCAGAGCCTGACCTCGTCTGGTTCGCCCGCTCCTTGGCCAAAGACGCACGGCGGATCACCGATGATGACCTTGAGCTGTTGCTGGAGAGCGAGTGGCGAGCGCGGCTGACCGCCGCGTGGCTGATCGGCCTGGATCGGCGCACCCAATTCCGAGAGCGACTTGGCAAGATGCTCCTGGACAGCGAACTGGTGTATTCGGGGCAGGGGTACTGCTTCGCGCTCGCCCGCTTCGGCGAGGATCGCGACGCCACACTTCTCACCGCCTACTTGGACCGCTACCTGCCTCGGCTGGATTGTCATTACGACCAGGACGACGCGATAGGCGCCCTCCTCCATCTTGACGAACGACGGGGCACTGATCACGCCGCTCGGTTTCTCGTTCCTGGCGGCCTGTGGGAGAGATCATCAATGCGTACGGCGAACCCTGCCGAGCAGAAGCTGTACATGGACGAGTGGTGCGCCTTCGCTGATAGCTGCATGACCGACACGATCGATCAGTGGTTGCCGCAGCGGCGACGCTTCTTGGACAGAACTCACCCGATGTACGGAGATGGCGTCCCAGAGAGGTAG
- a CDS encoding HD domain-containing protein yields the protein MGQAEWAHDLARHLLKTTLPRRWAHTQGVAARALSLGPILGDEADTLTAAAYLHDIGYAPDLVDTGFHPLDGARYLRDVHQADDTLCRLVAHHSCAVNEALNRNLLDALTAEFDEERPELVEALTYCDMTTGPDGRHLDVTERLAEIHSRYGPEHLVSRSITASTPCILAAVKATKAALAAKTRDAPGRTTPA from the coding sequence GTGGGACAAGCCGAATGGGCCCATGACCTGGCCCGACACCTTCTGAAGACGACGCTGCCGCGACGCTGGGCGCATACCCAAGGGGTAGCTGCCCGCGCATTGTCGCTGGGCCCGATCCTCGGCGACGAGGCCGACACGCTCACCGCGGCCGCCTACCTGCACGACATCGGGTACGCCCCCGACCTCGTCGACACTGGCTTCCACCCTCTCGACGGCGCGCGTTACCTCCGCGATGTTCACCAGGCCGACGACACGCTCTGCCGCTTGGTCGCCCACCACTCCTGCGCGGTCAACGAAGCACTCAACAGGAACCTGCTAGATGCGCTCACTGCGGAGTTCGACGAGGAGCGTCCCGAACTGGTGGAAGCGCTGACCTACTGCGACATGACCACTGGCCCGGACGGTCGACATCTCGACGTCACCGAACGCCTCGCCGAGATCCACTCACGCTATGGCCCCGAGCATCTAGTCTCCCGTTCGATCACCGCATCGACGCCGTGCATCCTGGCCGCTGTAAAGGCGACGAAGGCCGCGCTTGCGGCGAAAACGAGGGATGCACCGGGCCGGACGACCCCGGCATGA
- a CDS encoding GntR family transcriptional regulator: MPEERQWLTGWRVYTQLADRLRERIAAGTYPPGAALPSEAELCEEFGVARNTARRGLALLEGEGLIVTVPAKGRVVTGADHAALYRYQVIADDLRRQIQQGHLPPGTALPSELALRGRYQASRNTVRQALAVLENEGLVVAEHGKGRYVRG, encoded by the coding sequence ATGCCTGAGGAGCGCCAATGGCTCACCGGCTGGCGGGTCTACACCCAACTCGCCGACAGACTCCGCGAACGGATCGCGGCCGGCACCTACCCTCCGGGCGCCGCGCTCCCCTCGGAAGCCGAGTTGTGCGAGGAGTTCGGCGTCGCCAGGAACACCGCCCGCCGCGGCCTGGCCCTCCTGGAGGGTGAAGGGCTGATCGTAACCGTCCCGGCCAAGGGGCGAGTGGTCACCGGTGCAGACCACGCCGCCCTCTACCGCTACCAGGTGATCGCGGATGACCTGCGCCGCCAGATCCAGCAGGGCCACCTACCCCCAGGGACCGCGCTACCAAGCGAACTCGCCCTCAGGGGTCGTTACCAGGCTTCGCGCAACACCGTCCGGCAAGCGCTCGCCGTACTGGAGAACGAGGGCCTGGTCGTCGCCGAGCACGGCAAGGGCCGCTACGTGCGCGGGTGA
- a CDS encoding XRE family transcriptional regulator produces the protein MNDNLRHALINARLQAADVAARLAVDPKTVNRWLKGRLPYPRHRWAVADLLRVDEADLWPEAAQQQRLISDEVQAVYPHRWAVPQSVWRRLFEEAEREIDILTYSGLFLIEDAGILNLIAERACAGVRVRMLLGDPDCPEVATRGQDETIGPDVMAARIKNSLALCSSLDRVDQAEIRLHRTTLYNSIYRADDRLLVNIHAYGTPAAHAPVIDLRAIESEGAAEVYLSSFERVWSSAEPHQRRS, from the coding sequence ATGAACGACAACCTTCGCCACGCCCTCATCAACGCCCGCCTGCAGGCCGCTGACGTGGCCGCACGCCTCGCGGTTGATCCCAAGACCGTTAACCGCTGGCTCAAAGGGCGGCTTCCCTACCCGCGGCATCGGTGGGCCGTCGCCGATCTCCTCCGTGTCGATGAGGCCGACCTGTGGCCTGAGGCCGCCCAGCAGCAGCGCTTGATCTCGGATGAGGTACAGGCCGTCTATCCCCATCGTTGGGCAGTACCGCAGAGCGTGTGGCGGCGCCTGTTCGAGGAGGCAGAACGGGAGATCGACATCCTGACCTACAGCGGGCTCTTCCTCATCGAGGACGCCGGGATCCTCAACCTCATAGCCGAGCGCGCCTGCGCAGGCGTAAGAGTCCGGATGCTGCTCGGCGACCCGGACTGCCCCGAGGTAGCCACGCGGGGCCAGGACGAGACCATCGGGCCCGACGTGATGGCGGCGCGGATCAAGAACTCGCTCGCCCTCTGCTCGTCTCTCGACCGGGTCGACCAGGCGGAGATCAGGCTCCACCGCACGACCCTCTACAACTCGATCTATCGCGCCGATGATCGCCTTCTCGTCAACATCCACGCCTACGGCACCCCAGCCGCACACGCCCCCGTGATCGATCTGAGAGCCATCGAGAGCGAAGGAGCCGCGGAGGTCTACCTGAGTAGCTTCGAACGCGTCTGGAGCAGTGCGGAGCCGCACCAGAGGCGATCCTGA
- a CDS encoding CBS domain-containing protein, with product MQIQASGFFRVGQLVPEDQEVLKIPVGTTVESALALMRANDFDQLPVITSEGRVIGAFSYRSLARSLRHVRAADNPLKIAVDDLIEDLQFVRVSQEISSIEEYLEADHAVLVGDEDRLLAVVTSADMMRFLLSRTRPFILIRDIELGIRDVMRSCCTDEELASSVVTGLPSESLKDEANLEDLTLSELLSVLLNPSNYGSFFRFGFGPRRDYVSLTLEPVRDIRNKIVHFRDEVAEDEMQTLAEVVAWLRRKMLTRGVAR from the coding sequence ATGCAGATACAAGCGTCCGGGTTCTTTCGTGTTGGTCAGCTTGTGCCGGAAGATCAAGAAGTTCTGAAGATCCCAGTTGGCACAACGGTCGAAAGTGCACTTGCGCTCATGCGTGCGAACGACTTCGACCAACTGCCTGTGATAACAAGTGAAGGCCGGGTTATAGGAGCTTTTTCGTACCGCTCCCTCGCTCGCTCGCTTCGGCATGTTCGTGCGGCAGATAATCCACTCAAAATCGCGGTTGATGATCTCATCGAGGATTTGCAGTTTGTGCGAGTCTCCCAGGAAATCAGCTCGATTGAGGAGTATCTGGAAGCTGATCATGCTGTGCTTGTTGGAGACGAGGATCGCCTTCTAGCCGTCGTGACGAGTGCCGACATGATGCGCTTTCTCTTGAGTCGGACACGGCCCTTCATTTTGATTCGAGATATTGAGCTCGGCATTAGAGACGTAATGAGATCATGCTGCACTGATGAGGAACTTGCTAGCTCCGTCGTTACTGGGCTTCCGTCCGAGTCGTTAAAGGACGAAGCGAATCTCGAAGATTTGACTCTCAGTGAGCTTCTATCAGTCCTTCTGAATCCGTCCAACTATGGCAGTTTCTTCCGGTTCGGATTCGGCCCTAGGCGAGACTATGTGAGTTTGACTCTTGAGCCGGTACGTGACATTCGAAATAAAATTGTCCATTTCCGTGACGAAGTTGCTGAGGACGAGATGCAAACGCTGGCCGAAGTGGTGGCCTGGCTCAGGCGAAAAATGCTGACACGAGGAGTGGCGCGTTGA
- a CDS encoding DEAD/DEAH box helicase family protein, which produces MTSLRSYQQELLDTLRRTDRPHVGTVSSATGAGVRRVVALYILEIASTSPVLVLCPTIAMAHQWEELIQDQGDSSVRVMSSTSDALDILEKQASDRAGILIATYARAHHGPSRRALVGHSFGLIVHDQPLRSMPDEISRAIDSLNSKAVQAIALVDSADVSKASLRWPLIWEISPQRLLETGYVPLRFTQVPYAPSAEERELRSEAMDVLRAHANEKGVPFFLLSDSLPAMRQRLLALVSELSENSVLAQRAWSILERMEAVQGEDSRFTALDEVLGRPDVADSRCIVVAATVTDSHYIASHLEDTGRMPRAILSSRSTESDRRAILARLERGECVVATHVVAEYVGDWPTEVTIILWPSSGNRRAINNAFRFTDAWPTTNIFELSEKV; this is translated from the coding sequence TTGACTTCCCTGCGCTCCTACCAGCAAGAGCTGCTCGATACTCTGAGGAGGACCGACCGCCCGCACGTAGGAACGGTCTCCTCGGCAACCGGAGCCGGCGTTCGTCGAGTGGTAGCTCTCTATATTCTAGAGATCGCTAGCACGTCGCCTGTGTTGGTCCTGTGCCCAACCATCGCAATGGCACATCAGTGGGAGGAGCTTATTCAAGACCAAGGAGACTCCAGCGTTAGAGTCATGAGCTCAACGAGTGATGCGCTCGATATCCTAGAGAAGCAGGCGAGCGATAGAGCGGGCATATTGATAGCTACGTATGCTAGAGCGCATCACGGCCCAAGTAGGAGAGCGCTTGTGGGCCACAGTTTCGGCCTGATCGTGCATGATCAACCGCTTCGATCAATGCCGGATGAGATCTCCCGTGCTATTGATTCGCTCAACTCGAAGGCCGTGCAGGCTATAGCACTAGTCGATTCAGCGGATGTCTCTAAAGCGTCGCTCAGATGGCCACTTATCTGGGAGATTTCGCCTCAACGACTTCTAGAAACTGGGTATGTTCCTCTTCGTTTCACGCAGGTCCCGTACGCGCCTAGCGCGGAAGAGCGTGAACTCCGCTCCGAAGCCATGGATGTGTTGCGTGCGCATGCGAATGAAAAGGGTGTCCCGTTTTTCCTCCTAAGTGATAGCCTTCCGGCAATGCGTCAGAGATTGCTTGCCTTGGTGTCGGAACTCTCGGAAAACTCCGTGCTGGCTCAGCGAGCATGGTCAATACTTGAGCGCATGGAAGCAGTTCAAGGAGAGGATTCGCGCTTCACCGCCCTTGACGAGGTTCTAGGTAGGCCTGACGTTGCGGATTCTCGATGCATTGTCGTGGCAGCAACAGTCACCGATAGCCATTACATTGCTAGCCATCTCGAAGACACCGGTAGGATGCCTCGGGCAATCCTTAGCTCGCGATCAACAGAGTCGGATAGGCGCGCTATATTGGCGAGACTTGAGCGCGGAGAATGCGTTGTAGCGACACACGTAGTTGCCGAGTATGTAGGCGACTGGCCGACTGAGGTAACTATCATTCTATGGCCTTCTTCGGGAAACCGGCGCGCAATCAATAACGCCTTTCGGTTCACCGATGCCTGGCCGACCACGAACATCTTTGAGCTGAGCGAAAAAGTGTGA
- a CDS encoding HAD hydrolase-like protein has protein sequence MLTRSPELECPQARCRSVRDRCPAVWHGPARGGWILGDHLVKDTGGERAAGLRTVWVSAGTSPGHEHEADHVVTDVLQAMEILHGDH, from the coding sequence ATGCTTACGCGCTCTCCGGAGCTGGAGTGTCCGCAAGCCCGATGTCGGTCGGTTCGAGATCGCTGCCCCGCGGTGTGGCATGGCCCTGCCCGTGGGGGCTGGATACTCGGGGACCACCTCGTCAAGGACACCGGCGGGGAACGGGCCGCCGGCCTCCGTACGGTCTGGGTCAGCGCGGGGACCTCACCCGGCCACGAGCACGAGGCGGACCATGTCGTCACGGATGTGCTTCAGGCGATGGAGATTCTGCATGGCGACCATTGA
- a CDS encoding exonuclease domain-containing protein has translation MLQSPEMHCINGKEMSFCSLAGRFSGGSVMFVHGQLTRNQGIDPRNLTFASIDLETTGLYPNKGSRVCEIGIVRMRGDGVVLDEYSTLVAPGIRIANDEYHGITNAVVKGAPTFQQIAGDVLAYLSNAIVVSHNLDYEDKFLTAEFGRLGINLRDIPGLCTLVMTRTQLDRYGYRLDDVANLITGEWPAASHSALGDARTLANMLARVITQAPQRLSWRGPTPVALPPYPRTGVIAPRAAGLRKGTEGWLASLTARLPLMAQPPAPQPQGVTDYQAMLGHALADGRIVGEEAQQLALLAARAGLTQLTARQVHESFLANVRARAEADGVVTTAELKELQRAARELAATHLIGDLEQAAAADRARRNGPLKGWRLLPVGDAPGVAEVMDFASTHGATVAANVTKTVRLVVADSPAGDDPRLQKATAAGITILSSGEAMQLLEKEVEMTHAGLFANARGQELAEKLSAEQRQQALRQRPEWHEAWRPRELSTADYRALFIDRYRDWDESRRTDHTTRVTLQPHSSASARQPHRAASKRTSGCAAALVVLASAAAVLTEAVRQLLA, from the coding sequence TTGCTGCAATCGCCCGAGATGCATTGCATCAATGGGAAAGAGATGTCATTCTGCTCGCTCGCAGGGCGATTCTCTGGAGGTTCCGTCATGTTCGTTCATGGGCAACTCACACGGAACCAAGGAATCGATCCGCGAAACCTCACGTTCGCCTCGATCGACCTCGAAACGACCGGTCTCTACCCAAACAAGGGATCACGCGTCTGCGAGATCGGGATCGTACGCATGCGCGGCGACGGCGTCGTCCTCGACGAGTACTCCACCCTCGTCGCCCCGGGGATACGCATCGCCAACGACGAGTATCACGGCATCACGAACGCCGTCGTCAAGGGTGCCCCCACCTTCCAGCAGATCGCCGGCGACGTACTCGCATATCTAAGCAACGCAATCGTGGTCAGTCACAATCTCGACTACGAGGACAAGTTCCTCACCGCAGAATTCGGGCGGCTAGGCATCAACCTGCGCGACATCCCGGGCCTGTGCACGCTCGTCATGACGAGGACCCAACTGGATCGATACGGCTATCGCCTCGACGATGTCGCCAACCTGATCACCGGCGAGTGGCCTGCTGCATCTCATTCTGCACTGGGCGACGCCCGCACACTGGCCAACATGCTCGCTAGGGTCATCACCCAAGCTCCGCAGCGCCTGTCCTGGAGAGGACCGACGCCGGTGGCATTACCGCCATATCCTCGTACCGGAGTGATTGCTCCACGCGCTGCGGGCCTGCGTAAAGGGACAGAAGGTTGGCTGGCCTCACTCACAGCCCGGCTTCCACTGATGGCACAACCACCTGCACCGCAGCCCCAGGGTGTCACTGACTACCAAGCGATGCTGGGGCACGCTCTTGCCGATGGCCGCATTGTCGGAGAAGAGGCTCAGCAGCTGGCCCTTCTAGCTGCTCGTGCCGGCCTCACGCAGCTGACTGCTCGTCAGGTCCATGAAAGCTTCCTGGCGAACGTCCGGGCCAGGGCAGAGGCCGATGGTGTTGTCACCACCGCCGAACTTAAGGAACTCCAGCGCGCCGCCCGAGAGCTAGCGGCGACGCATTTGATCGGAGACCTAGAGCAGGCCGCAGCAGCCGATCGCGCACGCAGAAACGGACCGCTCAAGGGCTGGCGACTGCTTCCGGTAGGAGACGCCCCAGGAGTTGCGGAGGTCATGGACTTCGCCTCTACCCACGGCGCCACTGTGGCAGCGAACGTGACCAAGACCGTACGCCTAGTGGTAGCAGACTCGCCTGCGGGTGACGACCCTCGCCTCCAGAAGGCGACAGCCGCCGGGATAACGATCCTCTCGTCCGGCGAAGCGATGCAGCTCCTTGAGAAAGAAGTCGAGATGACCCACGCTGGCCTGTTCGCTAACGCGCGTGGTCAGGAGCTGGCCGAGAAGCTAAGCGCAGAGCAACGTCAACAGGCGTTGAGGCAGCGCCCGGAGTGGCATGAGGCTTGGCGACCCCGAGAGCTCAGCACCGCCGATTATCGAGCTCTGTTCATCGATCGCTACCGGGACTGGGACGAATCCCGGCGTACCGATCACACCACTCGCGTCACGCTCCAGCCTCATAGTTCGGCTTCTGCTCGACAGCCACATCGGGCCGCTTCCAAGCGAACCAGTGGCTGTGCTGCTGCTTTGGTTGTCCTGGCAAGTGCCGCTGCCGTGCTCACTGAGGCAGTTCGACAGCTCCTTGCCTGA
- a CDS encoding GIY-YIG nuclease family protein, whose protein sequence is MNAVELLEPTRLWRASEVLTQPSPVPAAPGVYGWYFEQAPDPRLPRDQLLYVGMAPRRMAARVSRQNLRGRVRYHYRGNAEGSTLRFTLGCLLGLELRRVGSGKRLTFGLVGERELTAWMAEYARVCWMQHDEPWAAESELIAQLDLPLNLDQNRHHTFYPYLRSLRSSARAQARSLPIGS, encoded by the coding sequence ATGAACGCCGTTGAACTGTTAGAGCCCACCAGACTGTGGCGAGCCTCTGAGGTGCTAACGCAACCAAGTCCGGTGCCGGCGGCTCCAGGCGTTTACGGCTGGTACTTCGAGCAAGCGCCTGACCCGCGTCTGCCCCGCGACCAGCTGCTTTACGTTGGCATGGCACCTCGCCGTATGGCGGCCCGGGTCAGCAGGCAGAACCTTCGCGGTAGGGTGCGTTACCACTACCGCGGCAACGCCGAGGGGTCGACCTTGCGGTTCACCTTGGGCTGTCTGCTGGGGCTCGAGCTGCGACGAGTTGGCAGCGGCAAACGGCTGACATTCGGGCTAGTCGGCGAGCGAGAGCTCACTGCATGGATGGCAGAGTATGCCCGGGTGTGCTGGATGCAGCACGACGAACCCTGGGCAGCAGAATCAGAGCTGATTGCCCAGCTAGATCTGCCTCTCAACCTTGACCAGAACCGACATCACACCTTCTATCCATATCTGAGGAGTCTTCGATCCTCCGCGCGGGCGCAAGCCCGGAGTCTGCCCATCGGCTCCTGA